The Sulfolobus islandicus Y.N.15.51 sequence CGAATTTTGCAAAGCTGAAAAGATAGCTGCTAAAAAACTTAATGATGAGGAAAGTTATTGCAAAAAATTAAGCTTTAATTGTTTATATCTTATCATGGTTTTTGTACAGTTTGATAAAAGAAGAATTATTACATTATTTCCTACTAATAAACCATCAACGATAAAGAAATTTTGTTAACTTTACCGAAAGGCTATAATATGTATTTATTATCTAACACTGTGGCTTAGCTGACTTCCTTATATAGAACATAGTTATTCATCAGTCTCATGTCCTAAATGCGGCAGGAAGATGGTTGAGGTTTCTCGTCGTAGGTTTAAGTGCGCTTGTAATTATGAAAACGATCGTGACGTAATTGCAGTGGTTAATGGGAGGGAGTTCTGACCCTCTCAACTGCCCCTCAGATGTAGTCCCGAATCGATCAGGAGACCATCGTTAACGAGGAGGAAGTCAGTTCCTCTTAGTTTACAATCAATTATTCTAACCTTGCAGAAATAAAGTTAATTACAAGGGAACATGAATCACTATCTGGAGCTATCACAAAGCATGTTGCTTAAATCTCTCAACCGCCATTGAAAGTGCGGTGGAAAAGTATATTTAGTAGAAAAGTATACTTTAATTTATGGTAACTACAATAAAAGTTAAGGACAAAACCAAGCTCGATCTTGAGAATTTAAGGGCTGAGATCTTGCTGAAGTCGAATACTAAGCTAACTTTGGAGGAACTGCAAGATTATCTCATATCCTTTGCCATTGATAATAAGGAGTCGTTTTTTGATTATATGATGAAGAAGTTTAAAAGGAAAAATTACGAGAAAATGAAGGAAGCTATAAAAGATTGGGGTATTGATACTAGTAATATTGACGTCGACAGTGTAATATATGATAATCCTTGACACGAGCTTCCTAATAGCTTTTTATAATAAGAGGGATTCCAGACACGAAAAAGCCCTGAAGATCTTCGACGAGATAACTAACGACAAGCTAGTAATTTCAGACTATATCTTTGACGAGATAGTGACATTTTTAAGGGCTAAGGTTCCGTGGATAGCCATAGAGGTGGGTGAGAATATTTTAGAGAACTTGGACATTATAAGAGTTAATGATGAGGACTTTAGAACAGCGTGGGAACTGTTCAACAAGTTTAATAAATTAAGTTTTACCGATTGTACTACCTTATCCCTCTCGAAGAGGCTAAAAATTAAGAGGCTAATGACTTTTGATCAAGCATTGTCGAATGCGTTTGCAGAAATTAACAAAAAATGACTGATCAAAAAACTACCTTATGACTGTACGCGTGTTGTCTTAAC is a genomic window containing:
- a CDS encoding type II toxin-antitoxin system VapC family toxin encodes the protein MIILDTSFLIAFYNKRDSRHEKALKIFDEITNDKLVISDYIFDEIVTFLRAKVPWIAIEVGENILENLDIIRVNDEDFRTAWELFNKFNKLSFTDCTTLSLSKRLKIKRLMTFDQALSNAFAEINKK